The Pelmatolapia mariae isolate MD_Pm_ZW linkage group LG2, Pm_UMD_F_2, whole genome shotgun sequence sequence TAATCTTCTCCTTTAGTAAACAATAAGAATAAGTAGTAATTTTCAAAACTGCATTGCACAGGTCCCAGATGAAAGTAATTATTTGCTTAACACAACTTGAAAAGTATAAGGTTTCTGTAAGTTTTCTGgaagaaaaattaaaaccaagTGGGAGAATAGCTGATGATTAGCTTGTAATAAATAGTTTAAGTCTAAAAAGTATCAAAGGGAAGACCACCAGTAGACATTTTGTTGCTTCTGGTATTCCAAGCTGTCTGCTTTAATGTTTTGATCATAGTGTTTTAAGTTTTGGTTCACTAGTTAACTAAAGCTTGTTGTTAAAAAGTTGCTTTCAGAGCTGAAAGTTGCACTCTACTGCAATGTAAACAGTGCTAGTAGACATTTCAGTGAAACACAATCTGCAATTACAATGTTCCAAATACTTAAAAGGTTAACATATTATTGAATAATTGTCAATAATTAATCCTGTTTTCTTGAAAAAAAGTGCTGGAACAGGATGCTGATTATGGAGACTCTTTTCATATacctaaactaaaactaaattaGGGCTAAGATGACTTTGTTAGGTTTAGATAAAAGAGGGGGAAAACGTATATATTATGAGATGAAAGGCTGATTCTGTTAAAGTGCAGAAGTGGTTTAATGAACAGTGAATTGCTATGGAAGAAATAAAATGTGCATTGCTAGCTCTCTGATAACCTCCAGAATACTATGCATGCAAAATAACAGGCATTTAAAATCATTTGTAATTTCATGAGGCCAACCTCAAGAGGGGAATCTGGTTCATCCAGGATGCTCTTTTCACTCTGTATCCGCTGCATCGTTCCCGTAGAACTCGGGTCCATTATCAGCACGTTCTGACTACCAGCTCTGCCGAACTTACAGTCACTCTTTCTGGAGTCAGTCGTCTTGCACACCTCGTAATTGTACACATGTGGCAGAGTCCCTGTGCCCAAAGTGTCTGAGTAACGTGGTGGATAATATGGAATGACGGGCAGGTTGGAGTGATACAAGATGCGAGACTGTCTCCACCTGTAGATTTTGACTGATATAATAACCACTAAACACGTGATGAAGAGGAAGGAAACTACAGCCAGAGCCAAGACTAAGTAAAAAGTCAGGTTGTCATTGTATTCCTTGTCGTGTGTCAACTCAGTGAACTCCGACAGCACTTCAGGGAAGCTGTCCGCCACCACCACGTTAACAACGACTGTAGCTGAACGAGACGGCTGCCCGTTGTCCTCCACTATAACAGTCAGTCTTTGTTTGATAGCATCTTTATCAGTGACTTGGCGGATAGTTCTGATTTCTCCATTCTGTAAACCCACTTCAAACAGCGCCCTGTCTGTGGCTTTCTGCAGTTTATAGGAGAGCCAGGCATTCTGTCCAGAGTCCACATCAACAGCCACCACTTTCGTCACCAGATAGCCCACATCTGCTGAACGAGGCACCATTTCAGCCACCAGAGAGCCACCAGTTTGGACTGGGTACAGAACCTGAGGGGGGTTGTCGTTCTGGTCCTGGATCATTATTTTCACAGTCACGTTGCTGCTGAGTGGAGGAGAGCCTCCATCCTGCGCTTTTACGTGGAAGTGGAAATCTTTGATCTGCTCATAGTCAAAAGAGCGCACTGCATGGATGACTCCACTATCAGCACTAACCGACACATATGAAGAGACTGGCACTCCGTTAATGGAGCAGTCCTCCAGTATGTAAGAAACACGGGCATTCTGGTTCCAGTCAGCGTCTGTGGCTTTGACTGTGAATATCAAGAGACCTGGTGTGTTGTTTTCTACAATATAGGCCTCATATGAGCTCCTCTCAAAGACAGGCGCGTTATCATTTACGTCTGAGATCTGTAAGGTGAGAATGACGCTGCTGGAGAGGGAGGGCACTCCCTCATCAGAGCAGGTCAAAGTGATGTTGCACTCAGaggctctctctctgtctaaaTCACTGTCTGTTACCAAGCTGTAGAAATCATTTGAGGCAGCTGTAATAGTAAATGGTATGTTACTATTTAATCTGCAGTTTACTTGACCATTATTACTTGAATCTGGGTCAAAGACACTGAACATAACTATAACTGTATTATGGGGAGAGTTTTCAGGAATAGAATCTGATTTCGAAAGTATACTGATTACAGGCTCATTATCATTAATGTCAATAACATCAACTATAACCTTACTGGAATCAGAAAGACCACCACTGTCTTTGGCCTCAATATCAATTTGGTAATACTTGGCTTTTTCAAAGTCAACTTCACCAACTAATATTACTTCACCATTTTGATTTACTGTAAATATGTCAGATACACTATCCATTGTAGCTGATACTAAATAAGAAACATCCCCATTTGTCCCTTTATCTGCATCAGAAGCGCTCACTGTTGTCACTGTTGTTCCTTTCTGAGAGTTTTCGGCTATAGCCGCCTTGTAAACCGACTTCGTGAAAACCGGAGCGTTGTCATTCACATCGAGTACGGTCACATAAATCTTTACCGTACCCGACATTTGAGGATCCCCTCCGTCTACGGCGTTTAACAACAATGATATTTGTTCCTGCTTTTCTCGATCTAACGGCTTTTGTAAAACCATTTCAACCTTTTTATGTCCATCAGCCTGATTTTCGATTCTCAGAACAAAGTTATCTGTAGGTCTCAGGCTATAATTTTTCAGGCCATTTATTCCAATATCTGCATCGACCGCTCTTTCTAACACGAATTTCGATCCTGTAACTGCGGATTCGCTTATTTCAAAACGTTTCTCATCGTTTTTAAAACTTGGACTGTTGTCGTTTATATCAGTGATTTCGACCGTTATTCGAAAAAGCTCCATTGGGTTTTCTAGAATAATCTGCAAATGCAAAGCACAAGGCGTCGTCTGTCTGCAGAGTGACTCTCTGTCGATTCTCTCTTTGACGAGGAGGACTCCTCTCTCCCTACTCAGCTCTATGTATTCTGCGCTGTCGCTCGTAAATATACGAGATTTACCTGACTTTAGTCTCCTCACATCTATGCCCAATTCTCGAGCTATATTTCCGACAACAGACCCCTTTGGCATTTCCTCCGGAATAGAGAAGCTCACTTGACCGACAACATAACCTATATAGAAGATCGAGATAAAAAACAGTACTTGCCGTCTCATTGTTCTGTTCAAAATATACGCTGCACCACAGAACGTCTTTTGCAAAGGGAATCACGACAAAAAATAATGTTTCCACATGAAAAGATATAGATAAAGGAACATATATTACTCCCAAACAGTGAAATAATAGTCCATCAGATCGCTGTATCCATCTAAAAGATTCCCGGTCAGTGAACAGTGCTTTGTCTCCCTTCCTTTCTCTAAAATACGGACATGAAATGGGAGGATCTGCTTCAAATCCTGTCTACAGGATTGCAACACGTTGACCAACAGCGGCCCATTGAGCCCATAGAGCAGAACTACAAGAACAATAAAATTATTTAACTTAATATATTTCATAAAAATGTTAGGAAAAAACACCTTAAAAGCTAGATATCTAGAGGCCTGCACTGACGAACTAAAAAACTCAAACAAATATATAGAAGACATGTTTTGATATATGTAACAAACAAAGGAACAAAAGATAGAGCAAGTATTAAATCTATTTTAAAGAGAAATGCGAGGAGGGACAAATGCTGTCTCTATCCGTGGTGCTGAAATCAGTAATAAACGATCAGATTAGAATTGAAACAAGATATTTTGAAATACTGACGTATAATTTCAAATGTGCTGTAGTTATCTCCATCCTATAAGCAAGAAAGTTGCATGTATTACAACAACATCACTGAATGAAAGCCGTTCACAACAGCAGTTAACTGACCTCTAGAGGAGAGTCTGGTTCATCCAGGATGCTCTTTTCACTCTGTATCCGCTGCATCGTTCCTGTAGAACTGGGGTCCATTATCAGCACGTTCTGACTACCAGCTCTGCCGAACTTACAGTCACTCTTTCTGGAGTCAGTCGTCCTGCACACCTCGTAATTGTACACATGTGGAAGAGTCCCTGTGCCCAAAGTGTCTGAGTAACGTGGTGGATAATATGGAATGACAGGCAGGTTGGAGTGATACAGGATGCGAGACTGTCTCCATCTGTAGATTTTGACTGATATAATAACCACTAAACACGTGATGAAGAGGAAGGAAACTACAGCCAGAGCCAAGACTAAGTAAAAAGTCAGGTTGTCattgtactccttgtcgtgTGTCAACTCAGTGAACTCCGACAGCACTTCAGGGAAGCTGTCCGCCACCGCCACGTTAACAACGACTGTAGCTGAACGAGAGGGCTGCCCGTTGTCCTCCACTATAACAGTCAGTCTTTGTTTGATAGCATCTTTATCAGTGACTTGGCGGATAGTTCTGATTTCTCCATTCTGTAAGCCCACTTCAAACAGCGCCCTGTCTGTGGCTTTCTGCAGTTTATAGGAGAGCCAGGCATTCTGTCCAGAGTCCACATCAACAGCCACCACTTTAGTCACCAGATAGCCCACATCTGCTGAACGAGGCACCATTTCAGCCACCAGAGAGCCACCAGTCTGGACTGGGTACAGAACCTGAGGGGGGTTGTCGTTCTGGTCCCGGATCATTACTTTCACAGTCACGTTGCTGCTGAGTGGAGGAGAGCCTCCATCCTGCGCTTTTACGTGGAAGTGGAAATCTTTGATCTGCTCATAGTCAAAAGAGCGCACTGCATGGATGACTCCACTATCAGCACTAACCGACACATATGAAGAGACTGGCACTCCGTTAATGGAGCAGTCCTCCAGTATGTAAGAAACACGGGCATTCTGGTTCCAGTCAGCGTCTGTGGCTTTGACTGTGAATATCAAGAGACCTGGTGTGTTGTTTTCTACAACATAGGCCTCATATGAGCTCCTCTCAAAGACAGGCGCGTTATCATTTACGTCTGAGATCTGTAAGGTGAGAATGACGCTGCTGGAGAGGGAGGGCACTCCCTCATCAGAGCAGGTCAAAGTGATGTTGCACTCAGaggctctctctctgtctaaaTCACTGTCTGTTACCAAGCTGTAGAAATCATTTGAGGCAGCTGTAATAGTAAATGGTATGTTACTATTTAATCTGCAGTTTACTTGACCATTATTACTTGAATCTGGGTCAAAGACACTGAACATAACTATAACTGTATTATGGGGAGAGTTTTCAGGAATAGAATCTGATTTCGAAAGTATACTGATTACAGGCTCATTATCATTAATGTCAATAACATCAACTATAACCTTACTGGAATCAGAAAGACCACCACTGTCTTTGGCCTCAATATCAATTTGGTAATACTTGGCTTTTTCAAAGTCAACTTCACCAACTAATATTACTTCACCATTTTGATTTACTGTAAATATGTCAGATACACTATCCATTGTAGCTGATACTAAATAAGAAACATCCCCATTTGTCCCTTTATCTGCATCAGAAGCGCTCACTGTTGTCACTGTTGTTCCTTTCTGAGAGTTTTCGGCTATAGCCGCCTTGTAAACCGACTTCGTGAAAACCGGAGCGTTGTCATTCACATCGAGTACGGTCACATAAATCTTTACCGTACCCGACATTTGAGGATCCCCTCCGTCTACGGCGTTTAACAACAATGATATTTGTTCCTGCTTTTCTCGATCTAACGGCTTTTGTAAAACCATTTCAACCTTTTTATGTCCATCAGCCTGATTTTCGATTCTCAGAACAAAGTTATCTGTAGGTCTCAGGCTATAATTTTTCAGGCCATTTATTCCAATATCTGCATCGACCGCTCTTTCTAACACGAATTTCGATCCTGTAACTGCGGATTCGCTTATTTCAAAACGTTTCTCATCGTTTTTAAAACTTGGACTGTTGTCGTTTATATCAGTGATTTCGACCGTTATTCGAAAAAGCTCCATTGGGTTTTCTAGAATAATCTGCAAATGCAAAGCACAAGGCGTCGTCTGTCTGCAGAGTGACTCTCTGTCGATTCTCTCTTTGACGAGGAGGACTCCTCTCTCCCTACTCAGCTCTATGTATTCTGCGCTGTCGCTCGTAAATATACGAGATTTACCTGACTTTAGTCTCCTCACATCTATGCCCAATTCTCGAGCTATATTTCCGACAACAGACCCCTTTGGCATTTCCTCCGGAATAGAGAAGCTCACTTGACCGACAACATAACCTATATAGAAGATCGAGATAAAAAACAGTACTTGCCGTCTCATTGTTCTGTTCAAAATATACGCTGCACCACAGAACGTCTTTTGCAAAGGGAATCACGACAAAAAATAATGTTTCCACATGAAAAGATATAGATAAAGGAACATATATTACTCCCAAACAGTGAAATAATAGTCCATCAGATCGCTGTATCCATCTAAAAGATTCCCGGTCAGTGAACAGTGCTTTGTCTCCCTTCCTTTCTCTAAAATACGGACATGAAATGGGAGGATCTGCTTCAAATCCTGTCTACAGGATTGCAACACGTTGACCAACAGCGGCCCATTGAGCCCATAGAGCAGAACTACAAGAACAATAAAATTATTTAACTTAATATATTTCATAAAAATGTTAGGAAAAAACACCTTAAAAGCTAGATATCTAGAGGCCTGCACTGACGAACTAAAAAACTCAAACAAATATATAGAAGACATGTTTTGATATATGTAACAAACAAAGGAACAAAAGATAGAGCAAGTATTAAATCTATTTTAAAGAGAAATGCGAGGAGGGACAAATGCTGTCTCTATCCGTGGTGCTGAAATCAGTAATAAACGATCAGATTAGAATTGAAACAAGATATTTTGAAATACTGACGTATAATTTCAAATGTGCTGTAGTTATCTCCATCCTATAAGCAAGAAAGTTGCATGTATTACAACAACATCACTGAATGAAAGCCGTTCACAACAGCAGTTAACTGACCTCTAGAGGAGAGTCTGGTTCATCCAGGATGCTCTTTTCACTCTGTATCCGCTGCATCGTTCCTGTAGAACTGGGGTCCATTATCAGCACGTTCTGACTACCAGCTCTGCCGAACTTACAGTCACTCTTTCTGGAGTCAGTCGTCCTGCACACCTCGTAATTGTACACATGTGGAAGAGTCCCTGTGCCCAAAGTGTCTGAGTAACGTGGTGGATAATATGGAATGACAGGCAGGTTGGAGTGATACAGGATGCGAGACTGTCTCCATCTGTAGATTTTGACTGATATAATAACCACTAAACACGTGATGAAGAGGAAGGAAACTACAGCCAGAGCCAAGACTAAGTAAAAAGTCAGGTTGTCattgtactccttgtcgtgTGTCAACTCAGTGAACTCCGACAGCACTTCAGGGAAGCTGTCCGCCACCGCCACGTTAACAACGACTGTAGCTGAACGAGAGGGCTGCCCGTTGTCCTCCACTATAACAGTCAGACTTTGTTTGATAGCATCTTTATCAGTGACTTGGCGGATAGTTCTGATTTCTCCATTCTGTAAGCCCACTTCAAACAGCGCCCTGTCTGTGGCTTTCTGCAGTTTATAGGAGAGCCAGGCATTCTGTCCAGAGTCCACATCAACAGCCACCACTTTAGTCACCAGATAGCCCACATCTGCTGAACGAGGCACCATTTCAGCCACCAGAGAGCCACCAGTCTGGACTGGGTACAGAACCTGAGGGGGGTTGTCGTTCTGGTCCCGGATCATTACTTTCACAGTCACGTTGCTGCTGAGTGGAGGAGAGCCTCCATCCTGCGCTTTTACGCGGAAGTGGAAATCTTTGATCTGCTCGTAGTCAAAAGAGCGCACTGCATGGATGACTCCACTATTAGCACTAACCGACACATATGAGGAGACTGGCACTCCGTTAACGGAGGAGTCCTCCAGTATGTAAGAAACACGGGCATTCTGGTTCCAGTCAGCGTCTGTGGCTTTGACTGTGAATATCAAGAGACCTGGCGTGTTGTTTTCTACAATATAGGCCTCATATGAGCTTCTCTCAAAGACAGGTGCGTTATCATTAACGTCTGAGATCTGTAAGGTGAGAGTGACGCTGCTGGAGAGGGAGGGCACTCCCTCATCAGAGCAGGTCACAGTGATGTTATATTCTgatgctctctctctgtctaaaTCACTGTCTGTTATGATGCTGTAGAAGCTATTTGATGTACTCTCAATATTAAAAGGTACATTGTCATTTAGGAAACATTTAACTACTCCATTATCGTCTGAATCAGCATCATGCACGTTCATAACTGCAACAACGGTTTTTAAGGTGGAATCTTCTGGAACCGATTGAGTAGTCGACATTAAATCTATTATTGGGCTATTATCATTTACATCAGTAATATCAAACATAATCTTACACGAGTCACTGAGACCACCCTGATCTTTGGCTTTAATATTGAGCTGATAATGTTTCGATGTTTCATAATCTACATTTCCGATCAACCGTACTTCCCCGCTTGTCTCATGTATTTCAAATAAATCAGAAATTCCATCAATGTTATTTGATATCGAATATGTTACGAAACCATTTGTTCCTTCATCTTTATCGGTGGCTGTAACAGTAATCAGTTGAGTTCCTTTTAGAGAATTTTCCATTAAACTACTTTTGTACGTTGACTGTGTAAAAACCGGTGCGTTGTCATTGACATCTAATATAGTTACATGAATTTGCACTGTCCCCGAGAGCTGAGGTTCACCTCCGTCGACGGCTGTTAGTGTAAGAGTCAgctgctcctctttctctcgATCAAGAGGTTTCTCCAAAACCATCTCTATTTCTTTCCCCCCATTAGTGTTGTCGTTGAGTTTCAAAGCAAAATTATCTGTTGGGTTAAGGGAGTAGCTTTTAAGCCCATTTATTCCAACGTCAGAATCCAGTGCTTTCTCTAATATAAATTTTGACCCCTTCACAGCCGACTCGCTTATTTCAAATACCATATCTTTCATTTTGAATATCGGGGCGTTGTCGTTTATATCTGTTATTTCTACAGTAACACGGTAGAACTCGATGGGATTTTCCAAAATCATTTGAAAGTGTAAAGCACAGGGAGTCGTTTGTTTGCATAAAGCCTCCCTATCCATTCTCTCCTTGATAAGAAGCACCCCCCTTTCTTTATTCAGTTCAATGTATTTAGCGCTGTTTCCAACATGCAAGCGAGCTTTTCCCGTTTTCAACCGTTTTAGGTCCAAACCTAAATCTTGTGCTATCTTACCGACTAACGAGCCTTTTGACATTTCTTCTGGAACAGAATAGCTTACCTGCCCGAACACATAACAGAGAGAGAGCATTGAGAAAAACAGTATCACTTGCCATTTCATTGTTTCGGTCCAACGGCTTTGTAATATCATGACGAATCAAAGCAGTCGAGAAAAACAGCTAAATTCCACACACAGCTggagtaaaaatgaaaaagcccCACAATAAAGGTCGATCAAAAAACCGACTGCTACAATGTCATGTAGGCTATATTATTCTCGGAAACCTGAAATGTCTACTGTGTCGACAATACTTCCTCCGATCTAAATTATCTGGGAGGTGCTGCTGTAATCAGCAGCAAAACTACCACAGACTAGCCAACAGCGTCTCTAGGAGTACAAAACATGACACTACACTACACTGATTTATGACAGGAAAATCAGTGCAAGGTTAAACAAATATTTGAGGTTTGAATAcccaacaaacagacaaaaaatagtACTGCTAAACCCAATTCGTCgaagacaattaaaaaaaaatactgaaattattttaaaaaaggaaaaacagaagggaaaacgTAGTAACtatgtttaaattttaaaaacaaacaaaaaacgctcTGGTCttcaaaatatttcttttttaagatgTCGGATAGCAGGAAGAACGGCACCACCACaaccaaaaaagagaaataaaagaaaaaagaaagagagaaaaaaaatcaaaaacataaacactaaaaataagTACACATTAGTGCGCCACTGTTCCCTAAAGAAATGACATAAATTCTGCATGTTTGGGGTTCAGGCAGAAAGGTTCTTTTTGTCCGCTGTCTGTGGTGCTGAAAATGATCACTGCGACAGTACTGAACGTTGATACGCAAATTTAAACtatcattttatattattttaattttgattttaatCGTAAAGCCtaaaaacacattcattttttttaacaacagaaGGACTAACCTCAAGAGGAGAGTCTGGTTCATCCAGGATGCTCTTTTCACTCTGTATCCGCTGCATCGTTCCTGTAGAACTGGGGTCCATTATCAGCACGTTCTGACTACCAGCTCTGCCGAATTTACAGTCACTCTTTCTGGAGTCAGTCGTCTTGCACACCTCGTAATTGTACACATGTGGCAGAGTCCCTGTTCCCAAAGTGTCTGAGTAACGTGGTGGATAATATGGAATGACAGGGAGGTTGGAGTGATACAGGATGCGAGACTGTCTCCACCTGTAGATTTTGACTGATATAATAACCACTAAACACGTGATGAAGAGGAAGGAAACTACAGCCAGAGCCAAGACTAAGTAAAAAGTCAGGTTGTCattgtactccttgtcgtgTGTCAACTCAGTGAACTCCGACAGCACTTCAGGGAAGCTGTCCGCCACCGCCACGTTAACAACGACTGTAGCTGAACGAGAGGGCTGCCCGTTGTCCTCCACTATAACAGTCAGTCTTTGTTTGATGGCATCTTTATCAGTGACTTGGCGGATAGTTCTGATTTCTCCATTCTGTAAGCCCACTTCAAACAGCGCCCTGTCTGTGGCTTTCTGCAGTTTATAGGAGAGCCAGGCATTCTGTCCAGAGTCCACATCAACAGCCACCACTTTAGTCACCAGATAGCCCACATCTGCTGAACGAGGCACCATTTCAGCCACCAGAGAGCCACCAGTCTGGACTGGGTACAGAACCTGAGGGGGGTTGTCGTTCTGGTCCCGGATCATTATTTTCACAGTCACGTTGCTGCTGAGTGGAGGAGAGCCTCCATCCTGCGCTTTTACGCGGAAGTGGAAATCTTTGATCTGCTCGTAGTCAAAAGAGCGCACTGCATGGATGACTCCACTATCAGCACTAACTGACACATATGAAGAGACTGGTACTCCGTTAACGGAGGAGTCCTCCAGTATGTAAGAAACACGGGCATTCTGGTTCCAGTCAGCGTCTGTGGCTTTGACTGTGAATATAGAGAGACCTGGCGTGTTGTTTTCTACAGTATAGGCCTCATATGAGCTCCTCTCAAAGACAGGTGCGTTATCATTAACGTCTGAGATCTGTAAGGTGAGAGTGACACTGCCGGAGAGGGAGGGCACTCCCTCATCAGAGCAGGTTACAGTGATGTTATACTCAGaggctctctctctgtctaaaTCACTGCCTGTTACTAAGGTATAGAAATTATTTGATGATGCTCTTAATTCGAAAGGTACGTTATCGGTCATAAAACACTGCACTTTTCCGTTTTCCCCCGAGTCCTTGTCTTCAATGTTTATCATCGTAACTACTGTGTTGAGATTAGCATCCTCTGATATCACAGTTGACTTAGACATTATGTTGATTTCAGGTTTATTGTCGTTTACATCTTGCACATCGACAATTAACTTGCACGAATCCGTGAGTCCTCCCTCATCACTAGCAAGTAAATTTATTTGATAGTTTCTTGACTTTTCAAAGTCAATTATTCCAATTAATACAACATTCCCGTTTTCCCCATTAATCTCAAATACCCTGGTGTCATCATCTGCTGCATTTGTAATTGAATAT is a genomic window containing:
- the LOC134644348 gene encoding protocadherin gamma-A11-like isoform X44 — encoded protein: MRRQVLFFISIFYIGYVVGQVSFSIPEEMPKGSVVGNIARELGIDVRRLKSGKSRIFTSDSAEYIELSRERGVLLVKERIDRESLCRQTTPCALHLQIILENPMELFRITVEITDINDNSPSFKNDEKRFEISESAVTGSKFVLERAVDADIGINGLKNYSLRPTDNFVLRIENQADGHKKVEMVLQKPLDREKQEQISLLLNAVDGGDPQMSGTVKIYVTVLDVNDNAPVFTKSVYKAAIAENSQKGTTVTTVSASDADKGTNGDVSYLVSATMDSVSDIFTVNQNGEVILVGEVDFEKAKYYQIDIEAKDSGGLSDSSKVIVDVIDINDNEPVISILSKSDSIPENSPHNTVIVMFSVFDPDSSNNGQVNCRLNSNIPFTITAASNDFYSLVTDSDLDRERASECNITLTCSDEGVPSLSSSVILTLQISDVNDNAPVFERSSYEAYIVENNTPGLLIFTVKATDADWNQNARVSYILEDCSINGVPVSSYVSVSADSGVIHAVRSFDYEQIKDFHFHVKAQDGGSPPLSSNVTVKIMIQDQNDNPPQVLYPVQTGGSLVAEMVPRSADVGYLVTKVVAVDVDSGQNAWLSYKLQKATDRALFEVGLQNGEIRTIRQVTDKDAIKQRLTVIVEDNGQPSRSATVVVNVVVADSFPEVLSEFTELTHDKEYNDNLTFYLVLALAVVSFLFITCLVVIISVKIYRWRQSRILYHSNLPVIPYYPPRYSDTLGTGTLPHVYNYEVCKTTDSRKSDCKFGRAGSQNVLIMDPSSTGTMQRIQSEKSILDEPDSPLEQKPPNNDWRFTQGQRPGPSGATGGPEVAMGTGPWPQPPTEAEQLQALMAAANEVSEATATLGPGTMGLSTRYSPQFTLQHVPDYRQNVYIPGSTATLTSNPQQQQATAQQATQQALPPPQASAQPEPPKAAQTPASKKKSTKKEKK
- the LOC134644348 gene encoding protocadherin gamma-A11-like isoform X31: MRRQVLFFISIFYIGYVVGQVSFSIPEEMPKGSVVGNIARELGIDVRRLKSGKSRIFTSDSAEYIELSRERGVLLVKERIDRESLCRQTTPCALHLQIILENPMELFRITVEITDINDNSPSFKNDEKRFEISESAVTGSKFVLERAVDADIGINGLKNYSLRPTDNFVLRIENQADGHKKVEMVLQKPLDREKQEQISLLLNAVDGGDPQMSGTVKIYVTVLDVNDNAPVFTKSVYKAAIAENSQKGTTVTTVSASDADKGTNGDVSYLVSATMDSVSDIFTVNQNGEVILVGEVDFEKAKYYQIDIEAKDSGGLSDSSKVIVDVIDINDNEPVISILSKSDSIPENSPHNTVIVMFSVFDPDSSNNGQVNCRLNSNIPFTITAASNDFYSLVTDSDLDRERASECNITLTCSDEGVPSLSSSVILTLQISDVNDNAPVFERSSYEAYIVENNTPGLLIFTVKATDADWNQNARVSYILEDCSINGVPVSSYVSVSADSGVIHAVRSFDYEQIKDFHFHVKAQDGGSPPLSSNVTVKIMIQDQNDNPPQVLYPVQTGGSLVAEMVPRSADVGYLVTKVVAVDVDSGQNAWLSYKLQKATDRALFEVGLQNGEIRTIRQVTDKDAIKQRLTVIVEDNGQPSRSATVVVNVVVADSFPEVLSEFTELTHDKEYNDNLTFYLVLALAVVSFLFITCLVVIISVKIYRWRQSRILYHSNLPVIPYYPPRYSDTLGTGTLPHVYNYEVCKTTDSRKSDCKFGRAGSQNVLIMDPSSTGTMQRIQSEKSILDEPDSPLEQKPPNNDWRFTQGQRPGPSGPHMPYGTHIRWTPKNGTRATGGPEVAMGTGPWPQPPTEAEQLQALMAAANEVSEATATLGPGTMGLSTRYSPQFTLQHVPDYRQNVYIPGSTATLTSNPQQQQATAQQATQQALPPPQASAQPEPPKAAQTPASKKKSTKKEKK
- the LOC134636762 gene encoding protocadherin gamma-A11-like — encoded protein: MRRQVLFFISIFYIGYVVGQVSFSIPEEMPKGSVVGNIARELGIDVRRLKSGKSRIFTSDSAEYIELSRERGVLLVKERIDRESLCRQTTPCALHLQIILENPMELFRITVEITDINDNSPSFKNDEKRFEISESAVTGSKFVLERAVDADIGINGLKNYSLRPTDNFVLRIENQADGHKKVEMVLQKPLDREKQEQISLLLNAVDGGDPQMSGTVKIYVTVLDVNDNAPVFTKSVYKAAIAENSQKGTTVTTVSASDADKGTNGDVSYLVSATMDSVSDIFTVNQNGEVILVGEVDFEKAKYYQIDIEAKDSGGLSDSSKVIVDVIDINDNEPVISILSKSDSIPENSPHNTVIVMFSVFDPDSSNNGQVNCRLNSNIPFTITAASNDFYSLVTDSDLDRERASECNITLTCSDEGVPSLSSSVILTLQISDVNDNAPVFERSSYEAYVVENNTPGLLIFTVKATDADWNQNARVSYILEDCSINGVPVSSYVSVSADSGVIHAVRSFDYEQIKDFHFHVKAQDGGSPPLSSNVTVKVMIRDQNDNPPQVLYPVQTGGSLVAEMVPRSADVGYLVTKVVAVDVDSGQNAWLSYKLQKATDRALFEVGLQNGEIRTIRQVTDKDAIKQRLTVIVEDNGQPSRSATVVVNVAVADSFPEVLSEFTELTHDKEYNDNLTFYLVLALAVVSFLFITCLVVIISVKIYRWRQSRILYHSNLPVIPYYPPRYSDTLGTGTLPHVYNYEVCRTTDSRKSDCKFGRAGSQNVLIMDPSSTGTMQRIQSEKSILDEPDSPLEVS
- the LOC134644644 gene encoding protocadherin beta-16-like, which encodes MILQSRWTETMKWQVILFFSMLSLCYVFGQVSYSVPEEMSKGSLVGKIAQDLGLDLKRLKTGKARLHVGNSAKYIELNKERGVLLIKERMDREALCKQTTPCALHFQMILENPIEFYRVTVEITDINDNAPIFKMKDMVFEISESAVKGSKFILEKALDSDVGINGLKSYSLNPTDNFALKLNDNTNGGKEIEMVLEKPLDREKEEQLTLTLTAVDGGEPQLSGTVQIHVTILDVNDNAPVFTQSTYKSSLMENSLKGTQLITVTATDKDEGTNGFVTYSISNNIDGISDLFEIHETSGEVRLIGNVDYETSKHYQLNIKAKDQGGLSDSCKIMFDITDVNDNSPIIDLMSTTQSVPEDSTLKTVVAVMNVHDADSDDNGVVKCFLNDNVPFNIESTSNSFYSIITDSDLDRERASEYNITVTCSDEGVPSLSSSVTLTLQISDVNDNAPVFERSSYEAYIVENNTPGLLIFTVKATDADWNQNARVSYILEDSSVNGVPVSSYVSVSANSGVIHAVRSFDYEQIKDFHFRVKAQDGGSPPLSSNVTVKVMIRDQNDNPPQVLYPVQTGGSLVAEMVPRSADVGYLVTKVVAVDVDSGQNAWLSYKLQKATDRALFEVGLQNGEIRTIRQVTDKDAIKQSLTVIVEDNGQPSRSATVVVNVAVADSFPEVLSEFTELTHDKEYNDNLTFYLVLALAVVSFLFITCLVVIISVKIYRWRQSRILYHSNLPVIPYYPPRYSDTLGTGTLPHVYNYEVCRTTDSRKSDCKFGRAGSQNVLIMDPSSTGTMQRIQSEKSILDEPDSPLEVS